In the Kitasatospora terrestris genome, one interval contains:
- a CDS encoding ABC transporter substrate-binding protein, with amino-acid sequence MPAARMRWAVVGATSVALVATGCSSSGGGGGPSNSSATFSYQSSEPQNPLQPANANEVGGGRILQNLFKGLIDYDPNSGEMRNQVAENIASSDAQTFNVTLKSGWTFHDGTPVTASSFVNAWNWAANTKNNQINSSWFSDIEGYNDVHPSGAGATPTKDTMSGLTVTDDTHFTIKLTSKVAYFPMKLGYIAFSPLPEGFFKDPDGYGQKPVGNGPYQFVSWDHNSQVVTKTYPNYQGVDKPKNGGVVFKMYTTAEAAYADLQSNNLDVMDQVPPSALANYKNDLGDRAIDAPQGAIQNVGFTLYQPEWSGPNTAKVRQGLSMAIDRDTITKTVLQGSRSPASAWTAEGVDGYKAGTCGDFCTFNADKAKQLITEGGGVPGNSLKITYNADGGHKEWVDAVCNSIRQATGVNCVGDPKTDFKTARAAITGHQINGMFRTGWVQDYPLNANFLADVYKTGAASNDFGYSSPQFDQLANQADQAASVQDSATGYQKAEAVLAQDMPAIPLWYYRTNSGYSTKVQNVKFDSFGNPAWTQVEVKG; translated from the coding sequence ATGCCTGCAGCCCGAATGCGCTGGGCCGTCGTCGGTGCGACATCCGTGGCCCTGGTGGCCACCGGGTGCAGCAGCAGCGGCGGGGGAGGCGGTCCGTCCAACTCCAGCGCGACCTTCAGCTACCAGTCGAGCGAGCCGCAGAACCCCCTCCAGCCCGCCAACGCCAACGAGGTCGGCGGTGGACGCATCCTCCAGAACCTCTTCAAGGGCCTGATCGACTACGACCCCAACAGCGGCGAGATGCGCAACCAGGTCGCGGAGAACATCGCGTCCAGCGACGCGCAGACCTTCAACGTCACGCTGAAGTCGGGCTGGACCTTCCACGACGGCACCCCGGTCACCGCCTCCTCCTTCGTGAACGCCTGGAACTGGGCGGCCAACACCAAGAACAACCAGATCAACAGCTCCTGGTTCTCCGACATCGAGGGCTACAACGACGTCCACCCGTCCGGCGCCGGCGCCACCCCCACCAAGGACACCATGTCCGGCCTGACGGTGACCGACGACACCCACTTCACCATCAAGCTGACCAGCAAGGTCGCGTACTTCCCGATGAAGCTCGGGTACATCGCGTTCTCGCCGCTGCCCGAGGGCTTCTTCAAGGACCCGGACGGCTACGGCCAGAAGCCGGTCGGCAACGGGCCCTACCAGTTCGTGAGCTGGGACCACAACTCGCAGGTGGTCACCAAGACCTATCCGAACTACCAGGGCGTGGACAAGCCGAAGAACGGCGGCGTCGTCTTCAAGATGTACACCACCGCCGAGGCCGCCTACGCGGATCTGCAGTCCAACAACCTGGACGTGATGGACCAGGTGCCGCCGTCGGCGCTGGCGAACTACAAGAACGACCTCGGCGACCGGGCGATCGACGCCCCGCAGGGCGCCATCCAGAACGTCGGCTTCACGCTCTACCAGCCCGAGTGGTCCGGGCCGAACACCGCCAAGGTCCGCCAGGGCCTGTCGATGGCGATCGACCGCGACACCATCACCAAGACGGTGCTGCAGGGCTCCCGCTCGCCCGCCAGCGCGTGGACGGCCGAGGGCGTGGACGGCTACAAGGCCGGCACCTGCGGCGACTTCTGCACCTTCAACGCCGACAAGGCCAAGCAGCTGATCACCGAGGGCGGCGGCGTCCCCGGCAACTCGCTCAAGATCACCTACAACGCGGACGGCGGCCACAAGGAGTGGGTCGACGCGGTCTGCAACTCGATCCGCCAGGCCACCGGCGTCAACTGCGTCGGCGACCCGAAGACCGATTTCAAGACCGCCCGCGCGGCGATCACCGGCCACCAGATCAACGGCATGTTCCGCACCGGCTGGGTGCAGGACTACCCGCTGAACGCCAACTTCCTGGCCGACGTCTACAAGACCGGCGCGGCCTCCAACGACTTCGGCTACTCCAGCCCGCAGTTCGACCAGCTGGCCAACCAGGCGGACCAGGCGGCGTCCGTGCAGGACTCGGCCACCGGCTACCAGAAGGCCGAGGCGGTGCTGGCGCAGGACATGCCGGCGATCCCGCTCTGGTACTACCGGACCAACTCCGGCTACTCCACCAAGGTGCAGAACGTGAAGTTCGACTCCTTCGGCAACCCGGCCTGGACCCAGGTCGAGGTCAAGGGCTGA
- a CDS encoding ABC transporter family substrate-binding protein — MRAHQYLAPAVALLLAGSLAACSDDAAPAPAGDVPTVDRSEVRDGGTLRWAVDAVPATLNVFQPGATEDSGLVARALLPTLFRLDATARPLPDPDYLASAESTPPGQSPQTVTYRLNPKAAWSDGTPIGAADFTAQWKALAGSDPAYVADLPAGYGAIESVAQGSDPREVRVVFKQPYASWKGLFSPLYPAAATATPEAFNRPLTEVPSAGPFTLQAADAAAGRATVARNPKWWGAPAKAEQIDFLAVPPADRLDALDQGKLDVAALTDAIDRATPPGTARTAPPPDAAAVAQASAQALKRAEALPGLTLHRAAAAGFTQLTLNSTRGPLADQTVRRAVVRAVDRRQVADAALSPLGVRAVPLGNHLLMNGQVGYRDNSAAAGSEPAAQLLDQAGWKSGGASVRSKDGKELVLTLLLPDGSATARRTADTLAAELSGAGITVRPQPVAPDAFVKDHLATGDFDLALFSWPATGYPAADERALYTKPRPGPDGHPVAGLNYAGTGSAELDQLLARAAAELDPAVQRTLLQEADARIWQLAHSVPLYQRPDLVAVRSTVAGAGAYGFSTPRYQDVGFKK, encoded by the coding sequence ATGCGCGCCCACCAGTACCTCGCCCCGGCGGTCGCCCTGCTGCTGGCCGGATCGCTGGCTGCCTGCTCGGACGACGCCGCGCCCGCCCCGGCCGGCGACGTCCCGACGGTCGACCGGTCCGAGGTCCGGGACGGCGGCACCCTGCGCTGGGCGGTGGACGCCGTCCCCGCCACCCTGAACGTCTTCCAGCCCGGGGCGACCGAGGACTCCGGCCTGGTGGCCCGCGCCCTGCTGCCGACGCTGTTCCGGCTGGACGCCACCGCCCGGCCCCTCCCCGACCCGGACTACCTCGCCTCCGCCGAGTCCACCCCGCCCGGGCAGAGCCCGCAGACCGTCACCTACCGGCTCAACCCGAAGGCGGCGTGGAGCGACGGCACCCCGATCGGCGCCGCCGACTTCACCGCGCAGTGGAAGGCGCTGGCGGGCTCCGACCCGGCGTACGTCGCCGACCTCCCGGCGGGCTACGGCGCCATCGAGTCGGTGGCCCAGGGCAGCGACCCGCGCGAGGTCCGGGTGGTCTTCAAGCAGCCGTACGCGTCCTGGAAGGGGCTGTTCAGCCCGCTCTACCCGGCGGCCGCGACGGCGACCCCCGAGGCGTTCAACCGTCCGCTGACCGAGGTGCCCTCGGCCGGCCCGTTCACCCTGCAGGCCGCCGACGCCGCGGCGGGCCGGGCGACGGTGGCCCGCAACCCGAAGTGGTGGGGCGCCCCGGCGAAGGCGGAGCAGATCGACTTCCTCGCCGTCCCGCCCGCCGACCGGCTCGACGCCCTCGACCAGGGGAAGCTCGACGTCGCCGCGCTCACCGACGCCATCGACCGGGCCACCCCGCCCGGCACCGCCAGGACCGCCCCGCCGCCGGACGCCGCCGCGGTCGCCCAGGCGTCCGCCCAGGCGCTCAAGCGGGCCGAGGCGCTGCCCGGCCTCACCCTGCACCGGGCGGCGGCCGCCGGATTCACCCAGCTGACGCTGAACTCGACCCGCGGCCCGCTCGCCGACCAGACGGTGCGCCGCGCGGTGGTCCGCGCCGTGGACCGCCGGCAGGTCGCCGACGCCGCGCTCTCCCCGCTCGGGGTGCGGGCCGTCCCGCTCGGCAACCACCTGCTGATGAACGGCCAGGTCGGCTACCGCGACAACAGTGCCGCGGCGGGCTCCGAGCCCGCCGCCCAGCTCCTCGACCAGGCCGGCTGGAAGAGCGGCGGCGCCTCCGTCCGCAGCAAGGACGGCAAGGAGCTGGTCCTCACCCTGCTGCTCCCGGACGGCTCCGCCACCGCCCGCCGGACCGCCGACACGCTGGCCGCCGAGCTGTCCGGGGCCGGCATCACGGTCCGCCCGCAGCCGGTCGCGCCGGACGCCTTCGTCAAGGACCACCTGGCGACCGGAGACTTCGACCTGGCCCTGTTCTCCTGGCCGGCGACCGGCTACCCGGCCGCCGACGAGCGGGCGCTGTACACCAAGCCGCGGCCCGGCCCGGACGGCCACCCGGTCGCCGGGCTGAACTACGCGGGCACCGGCAGCGCCGAGCTCGACCAGCTGCTGGCCCGCGCCGCGGCCGAACTCGACCCGGCCGTCCAGCGCACCCTGCTGCAGGAGGCGGACGCCCGGATCTGGCAGCTGGCCCACTCGGTGCCGCTCTACCAGCGGCCCGACCTGGTCGCCGTCCGCAGCACCGTGGCCGGGGCCGGCGCGTACGGCTTCAGCACCCCGCGCTACCAGGACGTCGGCTTCAAGAAGTAG
- a CDS encoding ABC transporter substrate-binding protein: MRGASQVKWVVAAAAVALAATACGSSTGSTDAGGPVNAAGTLSYQSSEPQNPLQPANAMEVGGGRVIKSLFKGLVDYDPADGKLRNQVAEKIETTDAQNYTVTLKSGWTFHDGTPVTAASFVDAWNWSANVKNNQINSDWFSDIEGYEAVHPEKGDPTAETMSGLKVVDDTHFTIKLTGPVSYFQYKLGYTAFSPLPKAFYADPAKFGQSPVGNGPYKFVSWEHNKAITVAAFDKYAGVDKPKNGGIVFKNYTQAEAAYKDLVSDNLDVLDQVDPADLASYKNDLGDRAVDQAQGAIQNISFAMYQDGWKPVDKAKVRQGLSMAIDRDTITKTVLNGSRQPATSWVAPGVMGYKENSCGDACKYDPAKAKQLVTEGGGVPGNKITIVYNSDGGHKEWVDAVCNSIRQATGVECIGDPKPDFKTSRDLIKKKQVQSMMRTGWVQDYPLNANFLRDVYGTGAAANDAGYSSPEFDKFAAEADKSTTVEKTAELYQQAEAQLAKDMPAIPLWYYKTTSGYSKNVQNVKFDSFGDPVFTQIEVKQK; encoded by the coding sequence ATGCGCGGTGCCAGCCAGGTCAAGTGGGTCGTCGCAGCAGCTGCGGTCGCCCTCGCCGCTACTGCCTGCGGCAGCAGCACCGGTTCCACCGACGCGGGTGGTCCGGTCAACGCCGCGGGGACGCTCAGCTACCAGAGCAGCGAGCCGCAGAACCCGCTCCAGCCGGCCAACGCCATGGAGGTCGGCGGCGGTCGCGTCATCAAGTCCCTCTTCAAGGGCCTGGTCGACTACGACCCCGCGGACGGCAAGCTGCGCAACCAGGTCGCCGAGAAGATCGAGACCACCGACGCGCAGAACTACACCGTCACCCTGAAGTCCGGCTGGACCTTCCACGACGGCACCCCGGTCACCGCCGCCTCCTTCGTGGACGCGTGGAACTGGTCGGCCAACGTCAAGAACAACCAGATCAACTCGGACTGGTTCTCGGACATCGAGGGCTACGAGGCGGTCCACCCGGAGAAGGGCGACCCGACCGCCGAGACCATGTCCGGTCTCAAGGTCGTGGACGACACCCACTTCACCATCAAGCTGACCGGCCCGGTCTCGTACTTCCAGTACAAGCTCGGCTACACGGCCTTCTCGCCGCTGCCGAAGGCGTTCTACGCCGACCCGGCCAAGTTCGGCCAGTCGCCGGTGGGCAACGGCCCCTACAAGTTCGTCTCGTGGGAGCACAACAAGGCGATCACCGTCGCCGCCTTCGACAAGTACGCGGGCGTCGACAAGCCGAAGAACGGCGGCATCGTCTTCAAGAACTACACGCAGGCCGAGGCCGCGTACAAGGACCTGGTCTCCGACAACCTGGACGTGCTGGACCAGGTCGACCCGGCCGACCTCGCCTCGTACAAGAACGACCTGGGCGACCGCGCCGTCGACCAGGCCCAGGGCGCCATCCAGAACATCTCGTTCGCGATGTACCAGGACGGCTGGAAGCCGGTCGACAAGGCGAAGGTCCGCCAGGGCCTCTCGATGGCGATCGACCGCGACACCATCACCAAGACCGTGCTGAACGGCTCGCGCCAGCCGGCCACCAGCTGGGTCGCCCCGGGCGTCATGGGCTACAAGGAGAACTCCTGCGGCGACGCCTGCAAGTACGACCCGGCCAAGGCCAAGCAGCTGGTGACCGAGGGCGGCGGCGTCCCGGGCAACAAGATCACCATCGTCTACAACTCCGACGGCGGCCACAAGGAGTGGGTGGACGCGGTCTGCAACTCCATCCGCCAGGCCACCGGCGTGGAGTGCATCGGCGACCCGAAGCCGGACTTCAAGACCTCGCGCGACCTGATCAAGAAGAAGCAGGTCCAGAGCATGATGCGGACCGGCTGGGTGCAGGACTACCCGCTGAACGCGAACTTCCTGCGTGACGTCTACGGCACCGGTGCCGCGGCCAACGACGCCGGCTACTCCTCGCCCGAGTTCGACAAGTTCGCCGCCGAGGCCGACAAGTCCACCACCGTGGAGAAGACCGCCGAGCTGTACCAGCAGGCCGAGGCCCAGCTGGCCAAGGACATGCCGGCCATCCCGCTCTGGTACTACAAGACGACTTCGGGCTACTCGAAGAACGTCCAGAACGTGAAGTTCGACTCCTTCGGCGACCCGGTCTTCACGCAGATCGAGGTCAAGCAGAAGTAA
- a CDS encoding ABC transporter ATP-binding protein, translating to MTTALEKPLAAKDKLTPGTPLLEVRDLHVEFKTRDGVAKAVNGVNYSVAAGETLAVLGESGSGKSVTAQTIMGILDMPPGRVTAGEILYRGQDMLKMSGEERRKIRGRKIAMIFQDALSSLNPVLSVGYQLGEMFRVHEGASKKEARAKAIELMDRVRIPAAKERVGDYPHQFSGGMRQRIMIAMALALEPDLIIADEPTTALDVTVQAQVMDLLAELQAEYHMGLILITHDLGVVADVADKIAVMYAGRIVETAPVHELYANPAHPYTKGLLRSIPRLDQKGEELYAIKGLPPNLYKVPAGCAFNPRCDVATDLCRTEIPALHQVTDKDGAELAGRKSACHLWKETLHG from the coding sequence ATGACCACCGCACTTGAGAAGCCCCTGGCTGCCAAGGACAAGCTCACCCCGGGCACCCCGCTGCTCGAGGTCCGCGACCTGCACGTGGAGTTCAAGACCCGCGACGGCGTCGCCAAGGCCGTCAACGGCGTGAACTACTCGGTCGCCGCCGGCGAGACCCTCGCCGTGCTCGGCGAGTCGGGCTCCGGCAAGTCCGTCACCGCCCAGACCATCATGGGCATCCTGGACATGCCGCCCGGTCGGGTCACCGCGGGCGAGATCCTGTACCGCGGCCAGGACATGCTGAAGATGTCGGGCGAGGAGCGCCGGAAGATCCGCGGCCGCAAGATCGCGATGATCTTCCAGGACGCGCTCTCCTCGCTCAACCCCGTCCTCTCGGTGGGCTACCAGCTCGGCGAGATGTTCCGGGTGCACGAGGGCGCCTCCAAGAAGGAGGCCAGGGCCAAGGCGATCGAGCTGATGGACCGGGTCCGCATCCCGGCCGCCAAGGAACGGGTGGGCGACTACCCGCACCAGTTCTCCGGCGGCATGCGCCAGCGCATCATGATCGCGATGGCGCTGGCCCTGGAGCCGGACCTGATCATCGCCGACGAGCCCACCACCGCGCTGGACGTCACCGTCCAGGCCCAGGTGATGGACCTGCTCGCCGAGTTGCAGGCCGAGTACCACATGGGCCTGATCCTGATCACCCACGACCTCGGCGTGGTCGCCGACGTCGCGGACAAGATCGCGGTCATGTACGCCGGCCGGATCGTCGAGACCGCGCCCGTGCACGAGCTCTACGCGAACCCCGCCCACCCCTACACCAAGGGCCTGCTCCGGTCGATCCCGCGCCTGGACCAGAAGGGCGAGGAGCTCTACGCGATCAAGGGCCTGCCCCCGAACCTGTACAAGGTCCCGGCCGGCTGCGCCTTCAACCCGCGCTGCGACGTCGCCACCGACCTCTGCCGCACCGAGATCCCCGCGCTGCACCAGGTGACGGACAAGGACGGCGCCGAGCTCGCCGGCCGCAAGAGCGCCTGCCACCTCTGGAAGGAGACCCTCCATGGCTGA
- a CDS encoding dipeptide ABC transporter ATP-binding protein, with protein sequence MAEPILEVKDLVKHYPLNQGVLFKKQVGAVKAVDGISFALHKGETLGIVGESGCGKSTLAKVLMNLERATSGQVLYKGEDISRLSGSALKAVRRNIQMVFQDPYTSLNPRMTVGDIIGEPFEIHPEVAPKGDRRKAVQDLLDVVGLNPEYINRYPHQFSGGQRQRIGIARGLALKPEVIICDEPVSALDVSVQAQVINLLEKLQKDFELSYMFIAHDLSIVRHISDRVGVMYLGKMVEIGSDEEIYEHATHPYTQALLSAVPVPDPTGREGRERIILSGDIPSPANPPSGCRFRTRCWKAEERCSTEVPLLAVPEVLSGPAKHQSACHFAEVRTEAAAA encoded by the coding sequence ATGGCTGAGCCCATCCTGGAGGTCAAGGACCTGGTCAAGCACTACCCGCTCAACCAGGGCGTCCTCTTCAAGAAGCAGGTCGGCGCGGTCAAGGCGGTCGACGGCATCTCCTTCGCCCTGCACAAGGGCGAGACGCTGGGCATCGTCGGCGAGTCCGGCTGCGGCAAGTCGACGCTCGCCAAGGTCCTGATGAACCTGGAGCGCGCGACCTCCGGCCAGGTGCTGTACAAGGGCGAGGACATCTCGCGGCTGTCCGGCTCGGCGCTGAAGGCCGTGCGGCGCAACATCCAGATGGTGTTCCAGGACCCGTACACCTCGCTCAACCCGCGGATGACGGTCGGCGACATCATCGGCGAGCCCTTCGAGATCCACCCCGAGGTGGCGCCGAAGGGCGACCGCCGCAAGGCCGTCCAGGACCTGCTCGACGTGGTCGGTCTGAACCCGGAGTACATCAACCGGTACCCGCACCAGTTCTCCGGCGGCCAGCGCCAGCGCATCGGCATCGCCCGCGGCCTGGCCCTCAAGCCCGAGGTCATCATCTGCGACGAGCCGGTCTCCGCGCTGGACGTCTCGGTGCAGGCCCAGGTGATCAACCTGCTGGAGAAGCTGCAGAAGGACTTCGAGCTCTCCTACATGTTCATCGCCCACGACCTCTCGATCGTCCGGCACATCTCCGACCGGGTCGGCGTGATGTACCTCGGCAAGATGGTCGAGATCGGCTCGGACGAGGAGATCTACGAGCACGCCACCCACCCGTACACCCAGGCACTGCTCTCCGCCGTGCCGGTGCCGGACCCGACCGGGCGCGAGGGCCGCGAGCGGATCATCCTCTCCGGCGACATCCCCTCGCCGGCCAACCCGCCGTCCGGCTGCCGCTTCCGCACCCGCTGCTGGAAGGCGGAGGAGCGCTGCTCCACCGAGGTCCCGCTGCTGGCGGTGCCCGAGGTGCTGAGCGGCCCGGCCAAGCACCAGTCAGCGTGCCACTTCGCGGAGGTCCGGACCGAGGCCGCCGCGGCCTGA
- a CDS encoding ABC transporter permease, protein MGRFVARRLLQMIPVFLGTVTLIFFMVNVLPGDPAAAMWGDKAADPAQLAAFKHARGLDQPLIQQYADYMGKLFTGDFGTAMDGRKVIDKISAAMPVTIRLALLAFGIELLIGVAIGLFAGLRRGKAFDKGSLVLTLLLISIPVPVLGFIYQNVFAIQLKWITPTVQDSMNLGQLVLPAIVLGSLSLAYVARLTRTSIVENIKSDYMRTAVAKGLPKRKVIGTHLLRNSMIPVVTFLGTDLGALMGGAIVTEGIFNVKGVGFELYHAINLKEGATVSGFVVVLVLVYLAASLLVDLLYAVLDPRIRYA, encoded by the coding sequence ATGGGGCGTTTTGTCGCGAGGCGACTGCTCCAAATGATCCCGGTCTTCCTGGGCACGGTCACCCTGATCTTCTTCATGGTGAACGTGCTGCCCGGCGACCCGGCAGCCGCGATGTGGGGCGACAAGGCCGCCGACCCGGCCCAGCTCGCCGCCTTCAAGCACGCCCGGGGACTCGACCAGCCCCTGATCCAGCAGTACGCCGACTACATGGGCAAGCTGTTCACCGGTGACTTCGGCACCGCGATGGACGGCCGCAAGGTGATCGACAAGATCTCCGCCGCCATGCCGGTGACGATCCGCCTGGCGCTCCTCGCGTTCGGCATCGAGCTGCTGATCGGCGTGGCGATCGGCCTGTTCGCGGGGCTCCGCCGCGGCAAGGCCTTCGACAAGGGCTCGCTGGTGCTGACCCTGCTGCTGATCTCGATCCCGGTCCCGGTGCTCGGCTTCATCTACCAGAACGTCTTCGCGATCCAGCTGAAGTGGATCACCCCGACGGTCCAGGACTCGATGAACCTGGGGCAGCTGGTCCTCCCCGCCATCGTGCTCGGCTCGCTCTCCCTCGCGTACGTCGCCCGGCTCACCCGGACCTCGATCGTCGAGAACATCAAGTCCGACTACATGCGCACCGCGGTCGCCAAGGGCCTGCCCAAGCGCAAGGTGATCGGCACGCACCTGCTGCGCAACTCGATGATCCCGGTGGTCACCTTCCTCGGCACCGACCTCGGCGCCCTGATGGGCGGCGCGATCGTCACCGAGGGCATCTTCAACGTCAAGGGCGTCGGCTTCGAGCTCTACCACGCGATCAACCTCAAGGAGGGCGCGACCGTCTCCGGCTTCGTCGTCGTCCTGGTGCTCGTGTACCTCGCCGCCAGCCTGCTCGTCGACCTGCTCTACGCGGTCCTGGACCCGAGGATCCGGTATGCCTGA
- the typA gene encoding translational GTPase TypA yields MPTRNDIRNVAIVAHVDHGKTTLVDAMLKQAGAFAAHQQLDDRMMDSNDLEREKGITILAKNTAVKYHPKDGGKPITINIIDTPGHADFGGEVERGLSMVDAVVLLVDASEGPLPQTRFVLRKALTARLPVILCINKTDRPDARIDEVINETYDLFLDLDADEDQIEFPIVYACARDGVASLTKPENGTVPADSTNLEPFFSTILEHVPAPTYDEAAPLQAHVTNLDADNFLGRIALLRVEQGELRKGQTVAWIKRDGSIQNVRISELLMTEALTRKPAEVAGPGDICAVAGIGDIMIGETLADTENPIALPLITVDEPAISMTIGTNTSPLVGKGGSGKGADAKAGAKVDRKVTARQVKDRLDRELIGNVSLRVLDTERPDAWEVQGRGELALAILIETMRREGFELTVGKPQVVTREINGKTHEPVERLTVDVPEEHMGAVTQLMGVRKGRMDNMSNHGSGWVRMEFVVPSRGLIGFRTEFLTSTRGTGIAHSIHEGYEPWFGNLTTRNNGSLVADRSGVVTAFAMTNLQERGVLFTDPGTEVYEGMIVGENSRSDDMDVNITKEKKLTNMRSSNADVAESIVPPRKLSLEQSLEFCREDECIEVTPETVRIRKVVLDAKDRGRTASRAKKG; encoded by the coding sequence ATGCCCACGCGCAACGACATTCGTAACGTCGCCATCGTCGCCCACGTCGACCACGGCAAGACCACCCTGGTCGACGCCATGCTGAAGCAGGCCGGCGCCTTCGCCGCCCACCAGCAGCTGGACGACCGCATGATGGACTCCAACGACCTGGAGCGCGAGAAGGGCATCACCATTCTCGCGAAGAACACCGCGGTCAAGTACCACCCCAAGGACGGCGGCAAGCCGATCACCATCAACATCATCGACACCCCGGGTCACGCCGACTTCGGTGGCGAGGTCGAGCGCGGCCTGTCGATGGTGGACGCGGTCGTGCTGCTGGTGGACGCCTCCGAGGGCCCGCTGCCGCAGACCCGCTTCGTGCTGCGCAAGGCGCTCACGGCCCGCCTGCCCGTCATCCTGTGCATCAACAAGACCGACCGTCCGGACGCCCGGATCGACGAGGTCATCAACGAGACCTACGACCTGTTCCTGGACCTGGACGCGGACGAGGACCAGATCGAGTTCCCGATCGTCTACGCCTGCGCCCGTGACGGCGTCGCCTCGCTGACCAAGCCGGAGAACGGCACCGTGCCGGCCGACTCCACCAACCTGGAGCCGTTCTTCTCCACCATCCTGGAGCACGTCCCGGCGCCGACCTACGACGAGGCCGCCCCGCTGCAGGCCCACGTCACCAACCTGGACGCCGACAACTTCCTCGGCCGCATCGCGCTGCTCCGCGTCGAGCAGGGCGAGCTGCGCAAGGGCCAGACCGTGGCGTGGATCAAGCGCGACGGCTCGATCCAGAACGTGCGCATCTCCGAGCTGCTGATGACCGAGGCGCTCACCCGCAAGCCGGCCGAGGTGGCGGGCCCGGGCGACATCTGCGCGGTCGCCGGCATCGGCGACATCATGATCGGCGAGACCCTGGCCGACACCGAGAACCCGATCGCGCTGCCGCTGATCACGGTGGACGAGCCGGCCATCTCGATGACCATCGGCACCAACACCTCGCCGCTGGTCGGCAAGGGCGGCTCCGGCAAGGGCGCGGACGCCAAGGCCGGCGCCAAGGTGGACCGCAAGGTGACCGCCCGCCAGGTGAAGGACCGCCTGGACCGCGAGCTGATCGGCAACGTCTCGCTGCGCGTGCTGGACACCGAGCGTCCCGACGCCTGGGAGGTGCAGGGCCGCGGTGAGCTGGCGCTGGCCATCCTGATCGAGACCATGCGCCGCGAGGGCTTCGAGCTGACCGTCGGCAAGCCGCAGGTGGTCACCCGCGAGATCAACGGCAAGACCCACGAGCCGGTCGAGCGCCTGACCGTGGACGTGCCCGAGGAGCACATGGGTGCCGTCACCCAGCTCATGGGCGTCCGCAAGGGCCGGATGGACAACATGTCCAACCACGGCTCCGGCTGGGTGCGCATGGAGTTCGTCGTGCCGTCCCGCGGTCTGATCGGATTCCGGACGGAGTTCCTCACCAGCACCCGCGGCACCGGCATCGCGCACTCGATCCACGAGGGCTACGAGCCGTGGTTCGGCAACCTGACCACCCGTAACAACGGCTCGCTGGTCGCCGACCGCTCCGGCGTGGTCACCGCCTTCGCGATGACCAACCTGCAGGAGCGCGGCGTCCTGTTCACCGACCCCGGCACCGAGGTGTACGAGGGCATGATCGTCGGCGAGAACTCGCGCTCCGACGACATGGACGTGAACATCACCAAGGAGAAGAAGCTCACCAACATGCGTTCCTCGAACGCCGATGTGGCCGAGTCGATCGTCCCGCCGCGCAAGCTCTCGCTCGAGCAGTCGCTGGAGTTCTGCCGCGAGGACGAGTGCATCGAGGTGACCCCGGAGACCGTGCGCATCCGCAAGGTCGTCCTGGACGCCAAGGACCGCGGCCGCACCGCGTCCCGCGCCAAGAAGGGCTGA
- a CDS encoding ABC transporter permease produces the protein MPDLLAKNPEIPAQRAGEPAEPKPEKARSLGLDAWHDLRKRPIFIISAALIVLLIAFAIAPSLFTSVDPRAGDLRAHYLAKPNYLHVFQPDWFGYDGQGRSIYARMIYGARASVVVGICVTAGVTVLGGLAGMLAGYFGGWVDTIVSRVTDIFFGIPLLLGALVILNAFSVRTVWSVVFALVALGWTQMTRVMRGSVITVKQADYVTAAKALGAGTARIMFKHILPNAIAPVIVVATIALGGYIATEATLSFLGIGLQDPTISWGIDINSAQKVIRTAPFALFFPAGMLSITVLAFIMLGDAVRDALDPKLR, from the coding sequence ATGCCTGACCTGCTCGCCAAGAACCCGGAGATCCCCGCGCAGCGCGCGGGCGAGCCGGCCGAGCCGAAGCCGGAGAAGGCCCGCAGCCTGGGCCTGGACGCCTGGCACGACCTGCGCAAGCGGCCGATCTTCATCATCTCCGCGGCACTGATCGTGCTGCTGATCGCCTTCGCGATCGCCCCGAGCCTGTTCACCTCGGTCGACCCGCGCGCCGGCGACCTGCGGGCGCACTACCTGGCCAAGCCGAACTACCTGCACGTCTTCCAGCCGGACTGGTTCGGCTACGACGGCCAGGGCCGCTCCATCTACGCCCGCATGATCTACGGCGCCCGCGCCTCGGTCGTGGTCGGCATCTGCGTCACCGCCGGCGTCACGGTCCTCGGCGGCCTGGCCGGCATGCTCGCCGGCTACTTCGGCGGCTGGGTCGACACGATCGTCTCCCGGGTCACCGACATCTTCTTCGGCATCCCGCTGCTGCTCGGCGCGCTGGTCATCCTGAACGCCTTCTCGGTGCGCACCGTCTGGTCGGTGGTCTTCGCCCTGGTCGCCCTCGGCTGGACCCAGATGACCCGCGTGATGCGCGGCTCGGTGATCACCGTGAAGCAGGCCGACTACGTGACCGCCGCCAAGGCGCTCGGCGCCGGCACCGCGCGGATCATGTTCAAGCACATCCTGCCGAACGCCATCGCCCCGGTGATCGTGGTCGCCACCATCGCCCTCGGCGGCTACATCGCCACCGAGGCCACGCTGAGCTTCCTCGGCATCGGCCTGCAGGACCCGACCATCTCCTGGGGCATCGACATCAACTCGGCCCAGAAGGTGATCCGGACCGCGCCGTTCGCGCTGTTCTTCCCGGCCGGCATGCTCAGCATCACGGTGCTGGCGTTCATCATGCTCGGTGACGCGGTGCGCGACGCCCTCGACCCGAAGCTGCGCTGA